The following proteins are co-located in the Patescibacteria group bacterium genome:
- a CDS encoding Ig-like domain-containing protein, whose amino-acid sequence MNTDLGLILGTASPIDIIIAIINWSLGLLALAAVILIIYGGFVWMFAGGEEEKINKAKTILRNALIGLVIVLSAWGIATYVINQLLAASDAQNSTYATPFAPYAPGTGSPFYIDHSNPRNEETDVPLCHVIAVTFSYPLNDPTVTASSFKVTVPSDGSVVDGSYAFSEDKTAAVFYPASDYQADTTYKVELTSAIEGINPDTGAVYNLSSSDSKRIFTFSTGTTTDDIPPTVNVAELAPFPADGDVDICLNPTLQVSFSESLDPASPSDNNFWLFKAADVVADTLDIGNIRLTSIGGESDDTIVTSPQDQLDSNTEYGISLYSGDPATDQFTGAIYDTCGNPLSGNFDVLMTGSPTDDYIDSAATTYPWTFTTGDQPYCVPNIDSVSQEDSYYSEDQAPIGTSGDEDTGVTTLTGDYLYPFYDVNFNDNISAAGINCFDTGHDTTLGCFVSHTGSSSISLRLPVASQTGVVSVENNNGADDSPQVAVVASPYLRSTSPATGPVGQYITIRGKHFGDYDPAVSGSERGQVWFGDVAGEFVCADGWDDTSIIVRVPVGLNVDDTPTIQVITAAGKYSNQLSFTVTDGTPGPGLCELVPKCSDTGADSVTALGENFGDDGAVYFQSSSGEVNIGTVTSWNVYNETYLSQTVVTDGTPVTALDTYSFSVGSTGISNSLDFKISCAEPPSLFESYSCDLSAGTYYLPNPTSSSDNACVNSVIDFAFTTTMDDTAVESGVAIYKCNNTEPFDDTTCTPITGEYISGFLDSAYGAGSTASEYSFTPSGGFSAGYYYKVTIPSSVTDSTGVGLDSDYAWNFKVRDDTSACKVDSLSVSPATERVTGYDAVDACLDNHNYKDTSYSLRARPATADCLMLDAVGDYTWDISEPAILTFGSNSTTGSDVVGSSLTHTTTNGYDTVCLQGAGETNDGLSTVSASIEGVSDSADIEVDFGYCTQDSDCYTADCRDTYCDATTSHCAPDVIGFTPATVGAGGCLTLNGCYFGSDQTQSGYCTCTSLKADGETCTIDEGDVACLLSGGISSCTLNEEYCELGSTCTTESAEANYDLGYFRGCDCIMTDGTSRTCRVEDGATQCVVAGSETCSATSSTFTAGGAGSISFGSTTASTPASTYCGDVWNTDQVVVQVPEDGSVTPGTYDVTLQSYYGLSDTIEGCAVGSDPTACLCRIEPARGQEGTIADLFGDHFDLFTTNRRVTFAGSISRVQTDGTETWTSANEINNSIVPEGAVSSSEGVQLEDDTSTSNALNFNVSCSSDFDCATGCCNAGQCAAAEQCNICTTDSDCSSSACTSTCVASTCAPVITKLSPDHGAVGQPVTIQGCHFGSYYDPASSTPGSTVTMDGIQAELACSETQEWSNRQIIVTAPDGIFTDATTDLASVQVQQVSTVNAELIAQTSNAVDFTMDNSCSEVDLPVLCNANPVYSPVANDVTLTGENFRAEADGYCACTTSLGDCKITAGDTSCTLTESNTYYVNPTDTSEVCANGSSGPATSNANTFYDATVGACVYTDTTDTTITCQITTGSASCVVTNSDTCYADRIDTSLKCSKDVTGFVSLDGSAQYYSDQAAIIDWTTYSSTKYDTTVPSDSETGDVNVISTTQNNTQCVSNGLEFPISCASCGECNSTADHALNCDLTYDAAFGSCTTSSTGFCRAQPDSCCNVSSCIYDDTATTAVDGGTCVGQPVVAFTDPVMAVQPGDTNICANVQLHVKFSEGMTTSAATDTSDNFDKYIFLRPSSADDTASDETVLSTITPTKTGSELTLDLTKLLDYDTDYELIIRSQDTIVSGTKHQSGVISATTGAAIGCDATMSALGVCHDGYIKYTFTTASAADYSTQCGPASVVLEADSSDFIDHDYTFNESGQTEDITATTYSGDSQAISRIDDGTEPGFSWSYDWTPTYTTLADLEADICPIAGIIGASTDVPNQTLTADTPDAEGEHTDTVKVSITGDGSVEQGWNNSFTDSLLYDFQYCDPDKLVTYSNSDYNLYWSYCQGDMAEFDEVFSRDSAKITEEYGHTEDFIYEIGFKDTAATTNDATTNNNLIVLRVYPNDIDGSPASPWDSINPDLWYMLNTNNPSATATPTTVNGYDAVTVGNTVYVAANNLDDHDDSIEVEGEEEEDLNYGTLSSYMFVVAYSADASSATTDVVTAILDGFKFNRNETLSTDCALEKAKLVIDTNRVTDLGTIAYLLSSYYYHDSDGNGVNDFPDLTSGSYITGLTTSVWPSWDAVLGDALGQTLFTDPVNTFADATTQCPYAPDDNKYYDASGSCWDPVNKKFFGPTDSHVYLYEYQSADQFALYSKLDYTGLGSWGQSYSYDPCTTYSDGTTAVSTKISGFSGGCSTFNYLVNNTLTTDNTLYAKLFAD is encoded by the coding sequence ATGAATACAGACTTGGGGTTGATTTTAGGTACAGCCTCACCGATTGATATTATCATCGCAATTATCAATTGGTCTTTAGGTTTACTGGCTTTAGCGGCTGTAATTCTAATAATTTATGGTGGTTTTGTTTGGATGTTTGCGGGTGGGGAAGAAGAAAAGATCAATAAAGCAAAAACGATTTTACGTAATGCCTTGATTGGTTTAGTAATTGTCTTGTCGGCCTGGGGAATAGCTACTTATGTGATCAATCAATTATTAGCGGCGAGTGATGCCCAAAATTCAACTTATGCCACGCCATTTGCACCTTATGCACCAGGGACTGGTTCGCCCTTTTATATTGATCATTCTAATCCACGCAATGAAGAAACTGATGTCCCATTATGCCATGTAATTGCGGTGACATTTTCTTATCCTTTGAATGATCCAACTGTAACGGCGAGTAGTTTTAAAGTAACTGTACCGAGTGATGGTAGCGTGGTAGATGGTTCATATGCCTTTTCTGAAGATAAAACTGCAGCGGTGTTTTATCCAGCCAGTGATTATCAGGCTGATACTACTTATAAGGTAGAATTAACCAGTGCCATCGAAGGGATTAACCCAGATACCGGCGCGGTCTATAATTTATCCTCCAGTGATTCAAAACGGATTTTTACTTTCAGCACCGGTACCACCACCGATGATATTCCACCAACTGTTAATGTGGCCGAACTGGCACCATTTCCAGCTGACGGTGATGTGGATATTTGTTTGAACCCAACACTGCAGGTATCATTTTCGGAAAGCCTTGATCCGGCATCGCCATCTGATAATAATTTTTGGTTATTCAAAGCCGCTGACGTTGTAGCCGATACATTAGATATTGGTAACATTCGGTTAACCAGTATTGGTGGGGAATCGGATGATACTATTGTTACCTCTCCGCAAGACCAATTAGATAGTAACACTGAGTATGGCATTAGTTTGTATAGTGGTGACCCAGCGACCGATCAGTTTACTGGCGCCATTTATGATACATGCGGCAACCCGTTGAGTGGTAATTTTGATGTTCTGATGACAGGTAGCCCAACGGATGATTATATCGATTCGGCTGCCACCACCTATCCCTGGACATTTACGACCGGCGATCAACCATATTGTGTACCGAATATTGATAGTGTCAGCCAAGAAGATTCTTACTACAGTGAAGATCAAGCACCAATCGGTACCAGTGGAGATGAAGATACTGGTGTTACCACTTTAACCGGTGATTATCTTTATCCATTTTATGATGTTAATTTTAACGATAATATCTCGGCAGCTGGAATAAATTGTTTTGATACTGGGCACGATACTACATTAGGTTGTTTTGTTAGCCATACTGGTAGTTCCAGTATTTCTTTGCGCTTACCGGTGGCCAGTCAAACCGGGGTAGTGAGTGTGGAAAATAATAATGGTGCCGATGATTCACCGCAAGTGGCGGTAGTAGCTTCACCTTATCTGCGTAGTACTTCACCAGCCACTGGGCCAGTTGGACAGTATATTACCATTCGCGGAAAGCATTTCGGTGATTATGATCCAGCTGTATCTGGCAGTGAGCGTGGTCAAGTGTGGTTTGGTGATGTGGCCGGTGAATTCGTTTGTGCGGATGGTTGGGACGATACCAGTATTATTGTGCGTGTACCAGTGGGGTTAAATGTTGATGATACACCAACCATTCAAGTTATTACAGCCGCCGGTAAATATAGTAATCAATTAAGCTTTACCGTAACCGACGGTACACCTGGCCCTGGTTTGTGTGAGTTAGTACCAAAGTGTAGTGATACTGGAGCCGATAGTGTCACGGCCTTAGGAGAAAATTTTGGAGATGATGGTGCCGTTTATTTTCAATCATCTTCTGGTGAGGTTAATATTGGCACGGTGACTAGTTGGAATGTGTATAATGAAACCTATCTTAGTCAGACCGTTGTCACGGATGGCACGCCGGTAACTGCTCTAGATACGTATAGTTTTTCAGTTGGGTCTACTGGTATTAGTAATAGTTTAGATTTTAAAATTTCCTGTGCCGAACCGCCTAGTTTATTTGAGTCTTATAGTTGTGATCTCAGTGCCGGCACCTATTATCTACCAAATCCAACCAGTTCGAGTGATAATGCCTGTGTTAATAGTGTGATTGATTTTGCTTTCACCACGACTATGGATGATACTGCGGTTGAATCTGGCGTGGCGATTTATAAGTGTAATAATACAGAACCATTCGATGATACAACTTGTACGCCAATTACTGGTGAGTATATTAGCGGTTTTCTCGATTCAGCTTATGGTGCCGGCAGTACGGCTAGTGAATATTCCTTCACTCCGAGCGGTGGTTTTTCGGCTGGTTACTACTATAAAGTAACTATACCATCAAGTGTGACTGACAGCACTGGTGTGGGCTTAGATAGTGATTACGCCTGGAATTTTAAAGTGCGAGATGATACTAGTGCCTGTAAAGTAGATTCTTTATCAGTTTCACCAGCCACGGAACGTGTCACGGGTTATGACGCGGTGGATGCGTGTCTGGATAATCATAATTATAAAGACACAAGCTATTCATTGCGCGCTCGTCCGGCCACGGCTGATTGTTTGATGCTTGATGCGGTGGGGGATTACACTTGGGATATAAGTGAACCTGCTATATTAACTTTTGGTAGCAATAGCACCACCGGTAGCGATGTCGTTGGTAGTAGTCTGACTCATACTACAACTAATGGTTATGATACTGTTTGTTTACAGGGAGCCGGCGAAACCAATGATGGTTTATCTACTGTCTCTGCCTCCATCGAAGGTGTGTCAGATTCAGCTGATATTGAGGTTGATTTTGGTTATTGTACGCAAGATAGTGATTGCTATACGGCCGATTGTCGTGATACCTATTGTGATGCCACCACGTCACATTGTGCTCCAGATGTAATTGGATTTACCCCAGCTACGGTTGGAGCCGGTGGTTGTTTAACTTTAAATGGTTGCTATTTTGGTAGTGATCAAACTCAATCGGGTTATTGTACGTGTACCAGTTTAAAAGCAGACGGTGAAACCTGCACGATTGATGAAGGTGATGTGGCCTGTTTGTTATCTGGTGGTATTTCCAGTTGTACTTTAAATGAGGAATATTGTGAGTTAGGTAGCACTTGTACCACTGAATCAGCCGAGGCTAATTATGATTTAGGTTATTTTAGGGGTTGTGACTGTATCATGACTGATGGTACTAGCCGCACTTGTCGTGTGGAAGATGGTGCTACCCAATGTGTGGTAGCTGGTTCTGAAACTTGTTCAGCTACTTCAAGTACATTTACCGCCGGTGGTGCTGGCAGTATCAGTTTTGGTAGTACTACCGCCTCAACTCCAGCTTCAACCTACTGTGGTGACGTTTGGAATACCGATCAAGTAGTGGTACAAGTTCCAGAAGATGGTTCAGTTACCCCGGGCACCTACGATGTAACATTACAGAGTTACTACGGATTGTCTGACACCATTGAGGGTTGTGCGGTGGGTAGTGACCCAACAGCTTGTTTATGTAGAATAGAGCCAGCTCGTGGCCAAGAAGGTACCATCGCCGATTTATTTGGTGACCACTTTGATCTTTTCACCACCAATCGGCGAGTCACTTTTGCTGGTTCAATCAGTCGTGTTCAGACTGATGGCACTGAAACTTGGACTAGTGCCAATGAAATTAACAACTCTATCGTACCAGAAGGGGCTGTTAGTAGTTCTGAAGGTGTGCAATTGGAGGACGATACTTCTACCAGTAACGCTTTGAATTTTAATGTGAGTTGTAGTTCCGATTTTGATTGTGCCACCGGTTGTTGTAACGCCGGGCAGTGTGCAGCGGCCGAGCAGTGCAATATTTGTACCACTGACAGTGATTGTTCTTCCAGTGCTTGTACTTCCACTTGTGTGGCCAGTACTTGTGCGCCGGTTATTACTAAGCTTAGTCCAGATCATGGTGCCGTCGGGCAACCGGTAACTATTCAGGGTTGTCATTTTGGGTCTTATTATGATCCCGCCAGTTCCACTCCGGGAAGTACCGTTACCATGGATGGTATTCAAGCCGAGTTAGCCTGTTCAGAAACGCAAGAGTGGAGTAACCGCCAGATTATTGTCACAGCACCAGATGGTATATTTACTGATGCCACCACTGATTTAGCTAGTGTGCAAGTGCAACAGGTTAGTACAGTGAATGCGGAGTTGATCGCTCAAACCAGCAATGCCGTTGATTTTACTATGGATAATAGCTGCTCTGAAGTTGATTTGCCAGTGTTGTGTAATGCTAATCCCGTCTACAGCCCAGTGGCTAATGATGTTACTTTAACCGGTGAGAATTTCCGCGCTGAAGCTGATGGTTATTGCGCTTGTACTACTAGTTTAGGTGACTGCAAAATCACGGCGGGTGATACCTCTTGTACTCTCACAGAAAGTAACACGTATTATGTCAATCCGACTGATACCAGTGAAGTTTGTGCTAATGGCAGTTCCGGTCCGGCCACCTCCAATGCCAATACTTTTTACGATGCCACCGTTGGTGCTTGTGTGTATACCGATACCACTGATACAACTATTACTTGTCAGATTACAACTGGGTCGGCCAGTTGTGTAGTAACAAATTCAGACACGTGTTATGCCGATCGGATTGATACCAGTTTGAAATGTTCAAAAGATGTTACCGGTTTTGTATCATTAGATGGTTCTGCTCAATACTATTCAGATCAAGCAGCAATCATAGATTGGACGACATATTCCAGTACAAAATACGATACAACTGTGCCGAGTGATAGTGAAACTGGAGATGTCAACGTAATTTCTACCACTCAAAATAATACTCAGTGCGTCAGTAATGGTCTTGAATTTCCAATTTCTTGTGCCTCGTGTGGGGAATGTAACAGTACCGCCGATCATGCATTGAATTGTGATCTCACCTATGATGCCGCCTTTGGTAGTTGTACCACCTCAAGTACTGGGTTTTGCCGCGCTCAACCGGATTCATGCTGTAATGTCTCCAGTTGTATCTACGATGATACTGCCACTACTGCCGTCGATGGTGGTACTTGTGTTGGTCAGCCAGTAGTAGCCTTTACTGATCCGGTTATGGCTGTTCAACCAGGTGATACAAATATTTGCGCCAATGTGCAGCTACATGTGAAATTTAGTGAAGGCATGACTACCAGTGCCGCCACTGATACGAGCGATAACTTTGATAAATATATTTTCTTACGCCCATCTTCAGCTGATGACACAGCTAGTGATGAAACAGTGTTGAGCACAATTACTCCAACCAAAACCGGCAGTGAGTTAACTTTAGATCTGACAAAATTATTGGATTATGACACTGACTATGAATTGATCATTCGTAGTCAGGATACAATTGTGTCAGGCACAAAGCATCAATCGGGTGTAATTTCAGCCACGACCGGTGCCGCTATTGGCTGTGATGCGACCATGAGTGCACTCGGTGTGTGTCATGATGGTTATATCAAATACACTTTTACCACTGCATCAGCGGCTGATTATTCGACCCAGTGTGGTCCGGCCAGCGTAGTATTAGAGGCGGATAGTAGTGACTTTATTGACCATGATTATACCTTTAATGAATCAGGGCAAACGGAAGATATCACCGCTACCACCTATTCCGGTGATAGTCAGGCGATTAGTAGAATTGATGATGGTACAGAACCTGGTTTTTCTTGGAGTTATGACTGGACACCAACCTATACCACCTTAGCCGATTTAGAAGCCGATATCTGTCCGATTGCTGGCATTATTGGTGCCAGTACGGATGTGCCTAATCAAACTCTCACCGCTGATACACCAGATGCTGAAGGTGAACATACTGATACAGTAAAAGTTTCCATCACTGGAGATGGTTCCGTTGAACAAGGTTGGAATAATTCTTTTACCGATAGTTTATTATACGATTTTCAATACTGTGATCCAGATAAATTAGTCACTTATAGTAACAGTGATTACAACTTATATTGGTCATACTGTCAGGGTGATATGGCTGAGTTTGATGAGGTGTTTAGTAGAGATAGCGCTAAAATTACTGAAGAATATGGTCACACGGAAGATTTTATTTATGAAATCGGTTTTAAAGATACTGCTGCGACTACCAATGATGCCACTACTAATAATAACTTGATTGTGTTACGGGTTTATCCAAACGATATTGACGGTTCACCAGCTTCACCTTGGGATAGTATCAATCCAGATTTATGGTATATGCTAAATACCAATAACCCTTCGGCTACCGCTACTCCAACCACAGTGAATGGTTATGATGCTGTCACAGTCGGTAATACTGTTTATGTGGCGGCCAATAATTTGGATGATCACGATGATTCTATAGAGGTTGAGGGGGAGGAAGAAGAAGATCTTAATTATGGTACTTTATCATCTTACATGTTTGTAGTGGCTTACAGTGCCGATGCCTCCAGTGCCACGACTGATGTAGTCACGGCTATTTTAGATGGTTTCAAATTTAATCGTAATGAGACATTATCAACCGATTGTGCCTTAGAAAAAGCTAAATTAGTCATCGATACCAACCGGGTGACCGACTTAGGTACGATCGCTTATTTATTAAGTAGTTATTATTATCATGATAGTGACGGTAATGGTGTAAATGATTTTCCAGATTTAACCAGTGGTTCATATATTACCGGTTTAACCACGTCAGTTTGGCCATCTTGGGATGCAGTGTTAGGCGATGCGCTGGGGCAGACGTTGTTTACGGATCCGGTTAATACTTTTGCCGATGCAACCACACAGTGCCCATACGCGCCGGACGATAATAAATACTATGATGCCTCTGGCTCATGTTGGGATCCGGTAAACAAAAAATTCTTCGGGCCAACTGATTCTCATGTTTATCTTTATGAATATCAATCGGCTGATCAATTTGCTTTATATTCCAAGCTAGATTATACCGGTTTAGGTAGTTGGGGACAGAGTTACTCGTATGATCCATGCACGACATATTCTGATGGTACCACAGCTGTGTCTACTAAAATCAGTGGTTTTTCCGGAGGGTGTTCGACCTTTAACTACCTGGTCAATAATACATTGACGACAGATAATACCCTGTATGCCAAACTCTTTGCCGATTGA
- the ybeY gene encoding rRNA maturation RNase YbeY, whose product MQLELSKRVSAQLVTESFIKTIFSALQRYVKIPDSYDFISVDVVGDTSMQALNKTYRQQNYIPDVLSFPYGPEGGEIVLCYPQAKRQAKAKQVPLRSELAWLLIHGFLHILGYDHEQATAAKIMRPLEQRILQAIKL is encoded by the coding sequence ATGCAACTTGAGTTATCCAAGCGTGTATCTGCTCAGCTGGTGACGGAATCATTCATAAAGACTATATTTTCAGCTCTGCAGCGTTATGTAAAAATTCCAGACAGTTATGACTTTATCAGTGTAGATGTAGTCGGTGATACGTCAATGCAGGCTTTAAATAAGACATACCGTCAGCAAAACTACATTCCAGATGTACTCTCGTTTCCGTATGGGCCAGAAGGTGGTGAAATTGTACTGTGTTATCCACAAGCCAAGCGGCAAGCCAAAGCCAAACAAGTCCCACTACGTTCAGAATTAGCTTGGTTATTAATACATGGATTTTTACACATCCTTGGATATGATCATGAACAAGCCACGGCTGCTAAAATTATGCGCCCACTCGAACAACGTATTTTACAGGCAATAAAATTATGA
- a CDS encoding diacylglycerol kinase translates to MISVRQLHNSFYYAVQGLQYVWRNEQNFRLQCGIAVLVVLAMVFFRVTLPEAIVLTMMIVCVLVLEVINTIFEKLVDILKPRMHTYVGIIKDMMAATVLLASVGAALIAAMVFIPYCLELVQLLQ, encoded by the coding sequence ATGATTAGTGTACGACAACTCCATAACAGTTTCTACTATGCTGTTCAAGGCCTACAGTATGTTTGGCGCAATGAACAGAATTTTCGCTTACAGTGCGGTATAGCTGTGTTAGTGGTGCTGGCGATGGTATTCTTTCGTGTTACTTTACCAGAAGCTATTGTGCTCACTATGATGATAGTGTGTGTCTTAGTGTTAGAAGTGATTAATACCATTTTTGAGAAGCTGGTTGATATCCTAAAACCGCGCATGCACACTTATGTTGGCATTATTAAAGATATGATGGCAGCGACAGTGCTGTTAGCTTCGGTAGGGGCGGCTTTGATTGCTGCGATGGTGTTCATACCTTATTGCCTTGAATTGGTGCAATTGCTACAATAG
- the ftsA gene encoding cell division protein FtsA — translation MARADIITGLDIGSTTIRVAVGQVNQHDGDLHIIGAAEHPAEGINKGVVTSIEDAVSSISGALDKAERMTGIPIERAYVSVNGSHIVAQDSHGVVAVSKADGEIREDDVQRAIEAAQTVATPPNYEILHVIPHQFQVDNQSGVKDPIGMTGIKLEVDAQIILGLTAQIKNLTKCVYRTGTDIQDLVLGVLAVGEAVLTKRQKELGVALVSMGGLTTSIMVFEEGDMIHTKVIPVGSGHITNDIAIGLRTSVDVAEAIKARFGTAVPDEVGKHEEIDLREIDPNENSRVSRREVAEIIEARLEELFTLVNKELKVINRHGMLPAGIVLTGGGAKLTGITEVAKKQFSLPASVGTPRQFKTAIDKIEDPVFATALGLVLWGENMNEQPHAGGLASLARFSVVGDATTKMKKWFKSLLP, via the coding sequence ATGGCGCGCGCTGACATCATTACTGGATTAGATATAGGCTCAACGACTATTCGTGTTGCGGTTGGGCAGGTCAATCAGCACGATGGTGATTTACATATTATTGGTGCTGCTGAGCATCCCGCTGAAGGTATCAACAAAGGAGTTGTGACCAGCATCGAAGATGCGGTGTCGAGTATTTCTGGTGCTCTAGATAAAGCTGAGCGCATGACCGGCATTCCCATCGAGCGAGCTTATGTGAGTGTTAATGGTAGTCATATTGTGGCGCAAGATAGTCATGGCGTAGTGGCGGTGTCTAAAGCCGATGGTGAAATTCGTGAAGATGATGTGCAACGCGCCATTGAAGCCGCGCAGACCGTAGCCACCCCACCGAACTATGAAATTTTACATGTGATTCCACATCAGTTTCAGGTGGATAATCAATCTGGCGTAAAAGATCCAATTGGCATGACCGGCATAAAGTTAGAAGTTGATGCTCAGATTATTTTGGGTTTAACCGCGCAAATCAAAAATTTAACCAAGTGTGTTTATCGTACCGGAACAGATATTCAAGATCTCGTGCTGGGTGTATTAGCAGTCGGTGAAGCAGTTTTAACTAAAAGACAAAAAGAATTAGGTGTGGCTTTAGTGAGTATGGGTGGATTAACCACCAGCATAATGGTATTTGAAGAAGGGGATATGATTCATACCAAAGTTATCCCAGTCGGTTCTGGTCACATCACTAATGATATTGCCATTGGCTTACGCACGTCTGTTGATGTGGCTGAAGCCATCAAGGCTCGCTTTGGCACAGCTGTTCCGGATGAAGTGGGTAAGCATGAAGAAATTGATTTACGTGAAATTGATCCAAATGAAAATAGTCGTGTCTCACGCCGCGAAGTAGCCGAAATTATTGAAGCGCGTTTAGAGGAATTATTTACCTTAGTGAATAAAGAATTAAAAGTCATTAATCGTCATGGCATGTTACCAGCTGGTATAGTTTTAACCGGTGGTGGTGCTAAGTTGACCGGCATTACAGAGGTGGCTAAAAAACAATTCTCATTACCAGCCTCAGTTGGTACACCCCGTCAGTTCAAAACAGCTATTGATAAGATAGAAGATCCGGTCTTTGCGACTGCATTAGGCCTGGTTTTGTGGGGAGAAAATATGAATGAACAACCGCACGCTGGTGGTTTAGCCTCACTAGCTCGTTTTTCTGTAGTGGGCGATGCCACGACAAAAATGAAGAAGTGGTTTAAGAGTTTACTACCATAA
- the ftsZ gene encoding cell division protein FtsZ — protein sequence MANGKYVEVKPDVETFAKILVVGVGGSGGSAVSRMIDSGLKGVEFVAINTDAQALHHNPAKNKIHIGKSTTRGLGAGMDPAIGAKAAEETNEELTAMLKGADMVFVTCGLGGGTGSGAGPIIARLARDAGALTVAVVTKPFQFEGAQRNQIADAAYNEMADAVDTIITIPNDRLLQIIDKKTSLLDAFKTVDNVLFQGVQGISDLITVPGLINVDFADVKSVMANAGSALMGIGKATGENRAVEAAKSAVDSPLLELSIDGAKGILFTITGGPNLSMYEVNEAARVITESADPSAKIIFGSNVDESLGDEVKVTVVATGFGQPAKAAKKIQAVRQTPFSKREDKDMPVATSNTFRNKNIMDEAPVDNSSDEDLEVPAFIRKKMM from the coding sequence ATGGCTAATGGTAAATATGTAGAAGTTAAACCTGATGTAGAAACATTCGCAAAGATTCTTGTGGTGGGCGTTGGTGGCTCCGGTGGCTCTGCCGTTTCCCGCATGATTGACAGTGGTTTAAAAGGGGTTGAATTTGTCGCTATTAACACCGATGCCCAGGCTTTACACCATAATCCAGCTAAGAACAAAATCCATATTGGTAAGAGTACAACTCGCGGTTTAGGTGCCGGTATGGATCCTGCCATTGGAGCGAAAGCCGCTGAAGAAACTAATGAAGAATTAACCGCCATGCTCAAGGGAGCGGATATGGTGTTTGTGACCTGTGGTTTAGGTGGTGGTACTGGGTCTGGGGCTGGTCCTATTATTGCTCGTTTAGCGCGTGATGCCGGTGCGTTAACAGTAGCCGTTGTAACCAAACCATTTCAATTTGAAGGAGCGCAACGTAACCAAATTGCCGATGCCGCTTATAATGAAATGGCCGATGCGGTGGATACAATTATCACCATTCCAAATGATCGCTTGTTACAAATTATTGATAAGAAAACATCTTTACTTGATGCCTTTAAAACTGTCGACAATGTTTTATTTCAAGGTGTGCAAGGAATCTCTGATTTGATTACTGTACCAGGTTTAATTAACGTTGACTTTGCTGATGTAAAATCGGTTATGGCCAACGCCGGTTCGGCCTTGATGGGGATCGGTAAAGCCACGGGTGAGAATCGAGCTGTAGAGGCAGCTAAATCAGCCGTTGATAGTCCATTATTAGAATTGAGTATTGATGGAGCTAAGGGTATCTTGTTTACCATCACTGGTGGACCAAATTTGAGTATGTACGAAGTCAATGAAGCCGCTCGGGTGATTACTGAATCGGCTGATCCATCCGCCAAGATTATTTTTGGATCCAATGTTGATGAATCTTTAGGTGATGAAGTTAAAGTAACGGTCGTAGCGACTGGTTTTGGTCAACCAGCCAAAGCCGCCAAAAAAATTCAAGCTGTGCGCCAAACGCCATTTAGCAAACGCGAAGATAAAGATATGCCCGTTGCAACCAGTAATACTTTCCGCAACAAAAATATCATGGACGAAGCTCCCGTAGATAATTCCTCCGATGAAGATTTAGAGGTACCGGCCTTCATTCGGAAGAAGATGATGTAA
- the nrdR gene encoding transcriptional regulator NrdR produces MICPACLFTDTKVVDSRDMDDGMAIRRRRECPKCEFRFSTKEQVEILNLTVKKRAGRMEPYSTEKITRGLHIALEKRLKDDERFKKLVAGIERDIQIAATSEDVIESKAIGDIVMRHLKKIDKIAYIRFASVYQDFEDLLSFQEEVERLMNKHKKKT; encoded by the coding sequence ATGATCTGCCCAGCCTGTTTATTTACGGATACAAAAGTGGTCGATTCGCGTGACATGGATGATGGCATGGCGATTCGACGGCGACGGGAGTGTCCGAAATGTGAGTTTCGTTTTTCCACCAAAGAACAAGTCGAAATTCTTAACTTGACGGTAAAAAAGCGGGCTGGTCGAATGGAACCGTATTCTACAGAAAAAATTACCCGTGGTTTACACATTGCCTTAGAAAAACGTCTTAAAGATGACGAACGGTTTAAGAAACTTGTAGCGGGGATTGAGCGGGATATTCAAATTGCCGCCACTAGCGAAGATGTGATTGAATCAAAGGCGATTGGGGATATCGTGATGCGTCATTTGAAAAAAATTGATAAAATAGCCTATATCCGATTTGCTTCAGTGTATCAAGATTTTGAAGATTTATTATCCTTTCAGGAAGAAGTTGAGCGCCTAATGAACAAACATAAGAAAAAAACTTAA